One Halobaculum sp. CBA1158 DNA segment encodes these proteins:
- a CDS encoding DUF6517 family protein encodes MDRRQFLAGAVAAGVAGLAGCGAASGTVRPPSLPEDRLDEGGWERTRADTEEVLSRSVAGTDVTATAVTRVYDDAALRADVREKTLGALDAPLSNVFASRVAFSPNLADVPLESAREELAARAGEVAREQFESQLSSAGLTDVSASDGGTLTVETGEDATLTEYSAAFEFDAFSAEVRDETVTVEGGSVAVDGLLASWVHDGGLLIAGGAYPAENVARTAEEELSEAITVSIDVDLGLTPDAYREEVRGIVTRVE; translated from the coding sequence ATGGATAGACGACAATTCCTCGCCGGCGCGGTCGCCGCCGGCGTCGCCGGACTGGCGGGCTGCGGCGCGGCGTCCGGAACCGTCCGGCCCCCGTCGCTCCCGGAGGACCGGCTTGACGAGGGGGGATGGGAACGGACGCGCGCCGACACCGAAGAAGTGCTCTCGCGGAGCGTCGCGGGGACGGACGTGACCGCGACCGCGGTGACGCGCGTGTACGACGACGCGGCGCTGCGCGCCGACGTGCGCGAGAAGACGCTCGGGGCGCTCGACGCGCCGCTGTCGAACGTCTTCGCCAGCCGGGTCGCCTTCTCGCCGAACCTCGCGGACGTCCCGCTGGAGTCGGCCCGCGAGGAGCTGGCGGCCCGAGCCGGCGAGGTGGCCCGCGAGCAGTTCGAGTCGCAGCTCTCGTCGGCCGGGCTCACCGACGTCTCGGCGAGCGACGGCGGAACGCTCACCGTCGAGACGGGCGAGGACGCGACGCTCACCGAGTACAGCGCCGCCTTCGAGTTCGACGCGTTCTCGGCGGAGGTACGCGACGAGACGGTCACCGTCGAGGGCGGCTCCGTCGCCGTCGATGGGCTGCTCGCCTCGTGGGTCCACGACGGCGGGCTCCTGATCGCCGGCGGGGCGTATCCCGCGGAGAACGTCGCACGGACCGCGGAGGAGGAGCTCTCGGAAGCGATCACCGTCTCCATCGACGTGGACCTGGGGCTCACGCCCGACGCGTACCGCGAGGAGGTCCGCGGGATCGTGACGCGCGTCGAGTGA
- a CDS encoding threonine synthase, producing MRTTDAFVALRCIDCDARHDPSEVTHRCPDCGGMTDPEYDLDAVDLAREDLESRPFDSLWRYEELLPFPREAAVSLGEGATPLVECPTLAERMGVDAVYIKDEGRNPTGTFKDRGQTGAVTAAVEHGASGIALNSAGNAGQAASAYAARAGLDSHVFLPDRAGFTQKAMTEVHGGDLRIAEGEITDAGDEYAAAMAEGAEGDEAGWYSTKTFVTPYRHDVKKTMAYETIEQLDWAVPDAIVYPTGGGVGLIGMHKAATELRDLGFTESDDLPGMYAAQADGCAPVVHAWEEGADEHEAWTDITTACNGIAVPDPGASPWILEALRESGGGAVATGDEAILDAAIEVARAEGVEVGATCASAVSGAFELAERGELGADDTVVLLNTGAGNKDVDTLRSHLGAREEAASER from the coding sequence GTGCGAACGACCGACGCCTTCGTCGCCCTGCGGTGTATCGACTGCGACGCCAGACACGACCCGAGCGAGGTCACCCACCGCTGCCCGGACTGCGGCGGGATGACCGATCCCGAGTACGACCTCGACGCGGTCGACCTCGCCCGTGAGGACCTCGAGTCGCGCCCGTTCGACTCGCTGTGGCGCTACGAGGAGCTGCTTCCGTTCCCCCGCGAGGCGGCCGTCTCGCTGGGCGAGGGCGCGACGCCGCTGGTCGAGTGTCCGACGCTGGCCGAGCGCATGGGCGTCGACGCCGTGTACATCAAAGACGAGGGCCGCAATCCGACGGGGACGTTCAAGGACCGCGGCCAGACCGGGGCGGTGACGGCCGCCGTCGAACACGGCGCGAGCGGGATCGCCCTCAACAGCGCCGGCAACGCGGGACAGGCGGCGAGCGCCTACGCCGCCCGCGCGGGCCTCGACTCCCACGTGTTCCTCCCCGACCGCGCCGGCTTCACCCAGAAGGCGATGACCGAGGTCCACGGCGGCGACCTCCGGATCGCCGAGGGGGAGATCACCGACGCCGGCGACGAGTACGCTGCCGCGATGGCGGAGGGCGCGGAGGGCGACGAGGCCGGCTGGTACTCCACGAAGACGTTCGTGACGCCGTACCGCCACGACGTGAAGAAGACGATGGCCTACGAGACGATCGAGCAGTTGGACTGGGCGGTGCCCGACGCGATCGTCTACCCGACCGGCGGCGGCGTCGGCCTGATCGGGATGCACAAGGCGGCGACGGAGCTTCGGGACCTCGGCTTCACAGAGAGCGACGACCTCCCGGGGATGTACGCCGCCCAGGCCGACGGCTGTGCGCCGGTCGTCCACGCGTGGGAGGAGGGTGCCGACGAGCACGAGGCCTGGACCGACATCACCACCGCCTGCAACGGGATCGCGGTGCCCGATCCCGGCGCGTCGCCGTGGATCCTCGAGGCGCTCCGGGAGTCCGGCGGCGGCGCGGTCGCCACCGGCGACGAGGCGATCCTCGACGCGGCGATCGAGGTCGCGCGGGCGGAGGGCGTCGAGGTCGGCGCGACGTGCGCCTCAGCGGTGTCCGGGGCGTTCGAGTTGGCCGAGCGGGGGGAACTCGGCGCTGACGACACCGTGGTCCTGCTCAATACCGGCGCGGGCAACAAGGATGTCGACACGCTGCGGAGCCACCTCGGCGCACGCGAGGAAGCGGCCAGCGAACGATAG